The Tautonia marina genome has a window encoding:
- a CDS encoding RNA polymerase sigma factor produces MIALISEEQVRSNHWSSTAALVIRARDGDREAFGQLVEQFQRTVYAVALSRLGNTSEAMELTQEVFLHVMGRLDQLREPERFAGWLRQVTVRMAINRATRRIPPTSIEDEVLDGAAVHRHEPLDELISQERARRLWDALNQLKSLDREALVAFYIRDLSLIEIAEELGVPIGTIKRRLHTARKRLKAQLRAVAVDPEEWADAFEPEEEEEPVALLAAC; encoded by the coding sequence GTGATCGCTTTGATTTCTGAGGAACAGGTCCGCTCCAACCACTGGTCGAGCACTGCGGCTCTGGTGATTCGGGCTCGGGACGGGGATCGTGAGGCGTTCGGGCAGCTGGTCGAGCAGTTTCAGCGCACCGTGTACGCGGTGGCTCTGAGCCGGCTTGGCAACACCAGCGAGGCAATGGAACTCACTCAGGAAGTCTTCCTGCACGTGATGGGACGCCTCGATCAGTTGCGCGAACCAGAGCGGTTCGCGGGCTGGCTCCGTCAGGTCACCGTTCGGATGGCGATCAACCGAGCCACCCGTCGCATTCCACCAACGAGCATTGAAGATGAAGTCCTCGACGGCGCGGCGGTTCATCGTCATGAGCCGCTTGACGAACTCATCTCCCAGGAGCGAGCCCGAAGGCTCTGGGACGCCTTGAATCAACTCAAGTCCCTGGACCGTGAAGCCCTTGTGGCCTTCTACATCCGGGACCTGTCGCTCATTGAGATTGCAGAGGAGCTTGGCGTGCCGATCGGAACGATCAAACGACGGCTGCATACCGCTCGAAAGCGGCTGAAGGCCCAGCTTCGGGCCGTTGCCGTTGATCCCGAGGAATGGGCTGATGCGTTCGAGCCCGAGGAGGAGGAAGAGCCCGTCGCGCTTCTTGCCGCCTGCTGA